The proteins below come from a single Oryzomicrobium terrae genomic window:
- a CDS encoding VanZ family protein — protein MSQATAPARPLPSPRDGHKLAVPLALAYVALVIYASLHPFSGWTDRGLPPLAFLHAAWPRYWTGFDVAINVAAYVPLGLLLTLALDRLPTRVLPAVLAVLLASGLSLGVEVLQNWLPTRVPSNVDWATNSLGGLVGALIGLLTGPHWLIALARFRNRLLAPVPHAEIGLTLLLVWCVTQLSPEYTLFATGDLRAFLPLPPGLPFDVPLFRVLESVITGLNLVAVGLFARTLFGGPRLPWWGGPVAVVLFLACGLLARSLATVLFLSPDEAFAWATPGALEGLEWGSIALCVLIWLPPVPRAILAAFLLMAAVALVNITPENPYSPVALNIWRQGHFLNFNGLTRLAGGLWPFIAVPFLMVAGRKL, from the coding sequence ATGAGCCAAGCTACCGCGCCCGCCCGCCCCCTGCCGTCGCCCCGCGACGGTCACAAGCTGGCCGTGCCTCTGGCCCTGGCTTATGTTGCCCTGGTCATCTACGCCAGCCTGCACCCCTTCTCCGGCTGGACCGACCGGGGCCTGCCGCCCCTGGCCTTTCTTCATGCCGCCTGGCCGCGTTACTGGACCGGTTTCGACGTGGCGATTAATGTGGCCGCCTACGTGCCCCTCGGCCTGCTGCTGACCCTGGCCCTGGACCGCTTGCCCACCCGGGTGCTGCCGGCGGTGCTGGCGGTGCTGCTGGCCAGCGGCCTGTCCCTGGGGGTGGAGGTGCTGCAGAACTGGCTGCCGACCCGGGTGCCGTCCAACGTGGACTGGGCCACCAACAGCCTGGGTGGGCTGGTCGGTGCGCTCATCGGCTTGCTCACCGGCCCCCACTGGCTGATCGCCCTGGCGCGCTTCCGCAACCGGCTGCTGGCGCCGGTACCCCACGCCGAGATCGGCCTGACCCTGCTGCTGGTGTGGTGCGTCACCCAGCTCTCGCCGGAATACACCCTGTTCGCCACCGGCGACCTGCGTGCCTTCCTGCCCCTGCCGCCGGGGCTGCCCTTCGACGTGCCCCTGTTCCGCGTGCTGGAGTCGGTGATCACCGGGCTCAACCTGGTGGCAGTGGGCCTGTTCGCCCGCACCCTGTTCGGCGGGCCGCGTCTGCCCTGGTGGGGCGGGCCCGTGGCGGTGGTGCTGTTCCTCGCCTGCGGCCTGCTCGCCCGGTCCCTGGCCACCGTGCTGTTCCTTTCCCCCGACGAGGCCTTTGCCTGGGCGACGCCGGGGGCCCTGGAGGGGCTGGAGTGGGGCAGCATCGCCCTGTGCGTGCTGATCTGGCTGCCGCCGGTGCCCCGGGCCATCCTGGCCGCCTTCCTGCTCATGGCGGCGGTGGCCCTGGTCAACATTACCCCGGAGAATCCCTATTCACCGGTGGCCTTGAACATCTGGCGCCAGGGCCACTTCCTCAATTTCAACGGCCTGACCCGCCTGGCCGGGGGGCTGTGGCCCTTCATCGCCGTGCCCTTCCTGATGGTGGCCGGGCGCAAACTTTAG
- a CDS encoding (2Fe-2S) ferredoxin domain-containing protein gives MSYFKHHVFFCCNQRGPGETCCNNHGASDLQTYAKERVAELKLKGPGKVRINKAGCLDRCDQGPVMVVYPEAVWYTYVDKSDIDEIIEEHLKNGRVVERLKV, from the coding sequence GTGAGCTATTTCAAGCACCACGTCTTTTTCTGCTGCAACCAGCGCGGCCCCGGTGAAACCTGCTGCAACAACCACGGCGCTTCCGACCTGCAGACCTACGCCAAGGAGCGGGTCGCCGAGCTGAAACTGAAGGGGCCGGGCAAGGTACGCATCAACAAGGCCGGCTGCCTCGACCGCTGCGACCAGGGGCCGGTGATGGTGGTGTACCCGGAAGCGGTCTGGTACACCTACGTCGATAAATCCGATATCGACGAGATCATCGAAGAACACCTGAAGAACGGCCGGGTGGTGGAGCGCCTCAAGGTATGA
- a CDS encoding sodium:solute symporter family protein: MLVWFVGLYLLVTISIGLYAASKVKNAADFVVAGRHLPLPVIVATVFATWFGSETVLGIPAAFVKDGLRGVVADPFGSSMCLILVGLFFARPLYRLKLLTIGDFFRGRYNRSVELITAIAIVISYLGWVSAQIKAMGLVFSVVTQGAVTPEQGMFIGIAIVLVYTLMGGMWAVAMTDAFQMTVVIGGLLFIAWIVAGLAGGVGTVVAHAEAAGKLDFLPRFEARDMVAFIAALVTMGFGSIPQQDVFQRVSSAKSENVGALGSVLGGSIYFVFAFVPMFLVYSATLIDPQLVARYLETDAQFILPQLIIQHTPFVAQVLFFGALLAAIMSCSSATLLAPSVTFTENILRPFLPDITDGQLLRAMRIVVFVFGLAVLAFALSSSESIFEMVENAYKVTLVAAFVPLAAGVYWSRATTQGALFSIAAGVGLWLSGEVLAPEGYLDGFLPVQFAGLLGAIAGMVVGSLLPQWFGRFSAQAARSHVY, translated from the coding sequence ATGCTCGTCTGGTTCGTCGGACTCTATCTGCTCGTCACCATTTCCATCGGCCTCTACGCCGCCTCCAAGGTGAAGAATGCCGCGGACTTCGTGGTGGCCGGGCGCCACCTACCCCTGCCGGTGATCGTGGCCACCGTGTTCGCCACCTGGTTTGGCTCGGAAACGGTGCTCGGCATCCCCGCCGCCTTCGTCAAGGACGGCCTGCGCGGCGTGGTGGCCGACCCCTTCGGCTCATCGATGTGCCTGATCCTGGTCGGCCTGTTTTTCGCCCGGCCCCTCTACCGCCTCAAGCTGCTGACCATCGGCGACTTCTTCCGCGGCCGCTACAACCGCAGCGTCGAACTGATCACCGCCATCGCCATCGTCATTTCCTACCTGGGCTGGGTATCGGCCCAGATCAAGGCCATGGGCCTGGTCTTCTCGGTGGTCACCCAGGGGGCGGTGACGCCCGAGCAGGGCATGTTCATCGGCATCGCCATCGTGCTGGTCTACACCCTGATGGGCGGCATGTGGGCGGTGGCCATGACCGACGCCTTCCAGATGACCGTGGTCATCGGTGGCCTGCTCTTCATCGCCTGGATCGTCGCCGGCCTGGCCGGCGGCGTGGGCACCGTGGTGGCCCACGCCGAGGCCGCCGGCAAGCTCGACTTCCTGCCCCGCTTCGAGGCCCGCGACATGGTGGCTTTCATCGCCGCCCTGGTCACCATGGGCTTCGGCTCGATCCCCCAGCAGGACGTGTTCCAGCGCGTCTCCTCGGCCAAGAGCGAGAACGTCGGCGCCCTGGGCTCGGTGCTGGGCGGCAGCATCTACTTCGTGTTCGCCTTCGTGCCCATGTTCCTGGTCTATTCGGCGACCCTGATCGATCCCCAGCTGGTGGCCCGCTACCTGGAGACCGACGCCCAGTTCATCCTGCCCCAGCTGATCATCCAGCACACCCCCTTCGTCGCCCAGGTGTTGTTCTTCGGCGCCCTGCTGGCGGCGATCATGAGCTGTTCCTCGGCCACCCTGCTGGCCCCCTCGGTGACCTTCACCGAGAACATCCTGCGCCCCTTCCTGCCCGACATCACCGACGGTCAGCTGCTGCGCGCCATGCGTATCGTCGTCTTCGTCTTCGGTTTGGCGGTACTGGCCTTCGCCCTGTCGTCCTCCGAATCGATCTTCGAAATGGTCGAGAACGCCTACAAGGTGACCCTGGTGGCTGCCTTCGTGCCCCTCGCCGCCGGGGTGTACTGGTCCCGGGCCACCACCCAGGGTGCCCTGTTTTCCATCGCCGCCGGTGTCGGGCTCTGGCTCAGCGGCGAGGTGCTGGCCCCGGAAGGCTATCTGGACGGCTTCCTGCCGGTGCAGTTCGCCGGTCTGCTCGGCGCGATCGCCGGCATGGTGGTCGGCTCCCTGCTGCCCCAGTGGTTCGGCCGTTTTTCCGCGCAAGCGGCGCGCAGCCATGTCTATTGA